The proteins below come from a single Micromonospora citrea genomic window:
- a CDS encoding lipopolysaccharide biosynthesis protein → MTDAPAGSWSTDAPANGGGAGRTVTLTDVLRVPVHRIRLVAAVAALGLVAALGYVFLVPAAVTASAVVAVRPVVTDAFTPSGANADRAVNMNVESGIATGTEVVQRLAEAGGQDPRAVRDALEVEVPTGGQILRFVYQAPTAEQAVEGVNLAARAYLEVRRAMYEKQREEMLRSYDESISKVAAQQAALQKRVNNAREGAVDAAVTELAGINNQLTQLNAARTEIAAVDVNPGWVTQTAERALASSAGNRPLFVLAGLLGGTLLGVVLAYAWESLDRRIRSVDDGRDATGLPLLGTVRSRRWRGGREAVDADIRYVAMAIAERVRQPARVSLLTAREEDPTAITAGLAVALAAVGREVFVADDSGRAERLRGTVLADRERLPAAADPSRPAVPKPRTSGSADAAPGDAPAQPPARRPSPHPPGARPSTDPDATLTLPRVSNVVTGDKGRVTGADPVSVGAGSVRFGTWRQGADHSLVLFNAPPAESDERGVAVARQGTAVVVVERDRTRQNDLRRLVERLRAAGVTPLGFVLTRSGRG, encoded by the coding sequence ATGACTGACGCTCCTGCCGGCTCCTGGTCCACCGACGCACCCGCCAACGGTGGCGGGGCGGGCCGCACCGTCACGCTGACCGACGTGCTCCGCGTGCCGGTGCACCGGATCCGGCTGGTGGCGGCCGTCGCCGCGCTCGGCCTCGTCGCCGCGCTCGGCTACGTGTTCCTCGTTCCGGCCGCGGTGACCGCCAGCGCGGTCGTGGCGGTCCGGCCCGTCGTGACCGACGCGTTCACGCCCAGCGGGGCCAACGCCGACCGGGCGGTCAACATGAACGTGGAGAGCGGCATCGCCACCGGCACCGAGGTGGTGCAGCGGCTGGCCGAGGCGGGCGGGCAGGATCCGCGCGCGGTGCGCGACGCCCTCGAGGTGGAGGTGCCCACGGGCGGGCAGATCCTGCGCTTCGTCTACCAGGCGCCCACCGCGGAGCAGGCGGTGGAGGGCGTCAACCTGGCCGCCCGCGCCTACCTGGAGGTGCGTCGGGCGATGTACGAGAAGCAGCGCGAGGAGATGCTGCGCTCGTACGACGAGAGCATCAGCAAGGTCGCCGCCCAGCAGGCCGCCCTGCAGAAGCGCGTCAACAACGCCCGGGAGGGCGCGGTCGACGCGGCGGTGACCGAGCTCGCCGGCATCAACAACCAGCTCACGCAGCTCAACGCGGCCCGTACCGAGATCGCCGCGGTCGACGTCAACCCCGGCTGGGTCACCCAGACCGCCGAGCGGGCCCTCGCGTCCTCCGCCGGGAACCGCCCGCTCTTCGTGCTCGCCGGCCTGCTCGGCGGGACGCTGCTCGGCGTGGTGCTGGCGTACGCCTGGGAGTCGCTCGACCGGCGGATCCGGTCCGTCGACGACGGCCGCGACGCCACCGGCCTGCCCCTGCTCGGCACCGTCCGCAGTCGCCGGTGGCGCGGCGGCAGGGAGGCGGTCGACGCCGACATCCGGTACGTGGCGATGGCCATCGCCGAGCGGGTGCGCCAGCCCGCCCGGGTGTCGCTGCTGACCGCCCGCGAGGAGGATCCGACGGCCATCACCGCCGGTCTGGCCGTCGCCCTGGCGGCCGTCGGCCGGGAGGTCTTCGTCGCCGACGACAGCGGTCGCGCCGAGCGGCTGCGCGGCACGGTGCTCGCCGACCGGGAGCGGCTGCCCGCCGCCGCCGACCCGTCCCGCCCGGCCGTCCCGAAGCCCCGCACATCCGGCTCGGCCGACGCGGCGCCCGGCGACGCGCCCGCGCAGCCGCCGGCCCGCCGGCCGTCGCCGCACCCGCCCGGCGCGCGCCCCTCCACCGACCCGGACGCCACGCTCACCCTGCCCCGCGTCTCCAACGTGGTGACCGGCGACAAGGGCCGGGTGACGGGCGCCGACCCGGTGAGCGTGGGTGCGGGCAGCGTGCGGTTCGGCACCTGGCGGCAGGGCGCCGACCACAGCCTCGTGCTCTTCAACGCCCCGCCGGCCGAGTCCGACGAGCGCGGCGTCGCCGTCGCCCGGCAGGGCACCGCCGTCGTGGTGGTCGAGCGTGATCGCACCCGGCAGAACGACCTGCGCCGGCTCGTGGAGCGCCTGCGCGCCGCCGGGGTCACCCCGCTCGGCTTCGTGCTGACCCGCAGCGGCCGGGGCTGA
- a CDS encoding acyltransferase, producing the protein MVGAGGLRRGLAVRAVFAVKRGWYRLRYPRLTLGRGVEIRGRIRLRRGVRVSIGDRTRLNKLVRFAGPGEVTVGADCLLNATWIGTWTSVTIGDRCLLSDCELLDNDFHNLPPERRHDPPVPATRAPITIEDNVWIGAHALVMKGVRIGRDSVVGAATVVRTDVPPRVVVAGNPQQTVKKFHD; encoded by the coding sequence TTGGTCGGCGCGGGTGGCCTCCGCCGGGGGCTCGCGGTGCGCGCGGTCTTCGCGGTCAAGCGCGGCTGGTACCGGCTGCGCTACCCCCGGCTGACCCTCGGCCGGGGCGTCGAGATCCGCGGCCGGATCCGCCTGCGCCGGGGCGTACGGGTGAGCATCGGCGACCGCACGCGGCTCAACAAGCTGGTCCGCTTCGCCGGCCCCGGCGAGGTCACCGTCGGCGCCGACTGCCTGCTGAACGCCACCTGGATCGGCACCTGGACGTCGGTGACGATCGGCGACCGGTGCCTGCTTTCGGACTGCGAGCTGCTGGACAACGACTTCCACAACCTGCCGCCCGAGCGGCGGCACGACCCGCCCGTGCCGGCCACCCGCGCCCCGATCACGATCGAGGACAACGTGTGGATCGGGGCGCACGCCCTGGTGATGAAGGGCGTGCGGATCGGCCGGGACAGCGTCGTGGGCGCCGCCACCGTGGTCCGCACCGACGTGCCGCCGCGGGTCGTGGTCGCCGGAAATCCACAACAGACGGTGAAGAAGTTCCATGACTGA
- a CDS encoding glycosyl hydrolase yields MSRHGLHRLTRDRGPRRKAVVLGVVGATVVAGIVAGTMPLLAADDVSIPAAADTTATTVPQDGDNGAKTTLATCPAPCDGNPRGARQAVVRFAVTTLPASAVNVRATLRVHAWQKFPATVTAHAATVDARAARPAPAPAGPALDTVSGVVPGFNEWDVSGLVTGNGTWTVSLAQTGLESRIYWASTENRNPDLRPRLEIRYDVGAAPTPVVTTAAPSPSRTLAPPPPAPTPSAGPTRPTPSPSASPSTGTGRCGEVSGKLVPSCGAWWGMYSPASAADGWDHGAAVAEVEAQVGRNFDVVHRYHDFSNAGSNGAFPDAYQRQQMREGRLMFFAWESRVFSSGAVLTWRDVYSGRYDATIDAVAGRIRDTGVPVFMGFDHEPEDEPEKGSDADFVRAWRHVHDRFAAAGAHNAVWVWTMMGWSGHYDRYAGLYPGDRYVDWVGYDPYNFHVCNGSKVWKSPATTIGGFYRWLDEHRLGVGKPRMLAEFGTNFDAADPDAKRRWFEEFPAALKAHPKIKAAIYFNSAGMTRRTSTCDMTMNHDAAAVAGFARAGRDSYLRQPTTGGRR; encoded by the coding sequence TTGAGCAGGCACGGACTGCACCGCCTCACCCGCGACCGCGGCCCACGGCGCAAGGCCGTGGTGCTCGGCGTGGTCGGCGCCACCGTCGTCGCCGGCATCGTGGCCGGCACGATGCCGCTGCTGGCCGCCGACGACGTGTCGATCCCGGCGGCCGCGGACACCACGGCGACGACGGTGCCGCAGGACGGCGACAACGGCGCGAAGACCACCCTGGCGACCTGCCCGGCCCCCTGCGACGGCAACCCGCGCGGCGCCCGGCAGGCGGTCGTCCGCTTCGCCGTGACCACGCTGCCGGCGTCGGCCGTCAACGTCCGGGCCACGCTGCGCGTGCACGCCTGGCAGAAGTTCCCCGCGACCGTGACCGCGCACGCCGCCACGGTCGACGCCCGGGCGGCGCGCCCGGCGCCCGCGCCGGCCGGCCCGGCCCTGGACACCGTCTCCGGGGTGGTGCCCGGGTTCAACGAGTGGGACGTGTCGGGGCTGGTCACCGGGAACGGCACCTGGACGGTGTCGCTGGCGCAGACCGGCCTGGAGAGCAGGATCTACTGGGCGTCGACGGAGAACCGCAACCCCGACCTGCGCCCGCGCCTGGAGATCCGCTACGACGTCGGCGCCGCGCCCACACCGGTGGTGACCACCGCCGCACCCTCTCCGAGCCGGACCCTGGCGCCGCCGCCGCCCGCGCCGACGCCCAGCGCCGGTCCGACCCGGCCGACGCCGAGCCCGTCGGCCAGCCCTTCGACCGGCACGGGCCGGTGCGGCGAGGTGTCCGGCAAGCTCGTGCCCTCCTGCGGCGCCTGGTGGGGGATGTACTCCCCGGCCAGCGCGGCCGACGGGTGGGACCACGGCGCCGCGGTCGCCGAGGTGGAGGCGCAGGTCGGGCGGAACTTCGACGTCGTGCACCGCTACCACGACTTCTCCAACGCCGGCAGCAACGGCGCCTTCCCGGACGCCTACCAGCGGCAGCAGATGCGCGAGGGCCGGCTGATGTTCTTCGCCTGGGAGTCCCGCGTGTTCTCCTCCGGCGCCGTGCTCACCTGGCGGGACGTCTACAGCGGCCGGTACGACGCCACCATCGACGCGGTCGCCGGCCGGATCCGGGACACCGGCGTGCCGGTCTTCATGGGCTTCGACCACGAGCCGGAGGACGAGCCGGAGAAGGGCAGCGACGCCGACTTCGTCCGCGCCTGGCGGCACGTGCACGACCGGTTCGCCGCCGCGGGCGCCCACAACGCCGTCTGGGTGTGGACGATGATGGGCTGGTCCGGCCACTACGACCGGTACGCCGGGCTCTACCCGGGCGACCGGTACGTCGACTGGGTGGGCTACGACCCGTACAACTTCCACGTCTGCAACGGCAGCAAGGTGTGGAAGAGCCCGGCCACCACCATCGGCGGTTTCTACCGGTGGCTCGACGAGCACCGCCTCGGCGTCGGCAAGCCGCGGATGCTGGCCGAGTTCGGCACCAACTTCGACGCGGCCGACCCGGACGCGAAGCGGCGCTGGTTCGAGGAGTTCCCGGCGGCGCTCAAGGCGCACCCGAAGATCAAGGCGGCGATCTACTTCAACTCCGCCGGGATGACCCGCCGGACGAGCACCTGCGACATGACGATGAACCACGACGCGGCAGCGGTGGCCGGGTTCGCCCGTGCCGGCCGCGACAGCTACCTGCGGCAGCCGACCACCGGAGGACGCCGCTGA
- a CDS encoding shikimate dehydrogenase — MTAARRAGVLGKPIAHSLSPVIHHAGYAAAGLTGWSYTRIECAAAELPDVVAGLGPEWAGLSVTMPGKEAALAVAAAVSPVAAAVGAANTLVRRPDGSWYADNTDVVGMVEVLAEAGVRPGATVSVLGAGGTARAAVAAAGRLAARAVTVVARRPEAVGELRPVARAVGVELTGAPWADAADRCRADVVVSTVPKGVADPLAGAVAWRPETVLFDALYDPWPTPLAASAEAVGCRIVSGLDLLLAQAVGQFEHFTGVAAPRAAMAAALAAARAA, encoded by the coding sequence ATGACGGCCGCACGGCGGGCGGGGGTGCTCGGCAAGCCGATCGCGCACTCCCTCTCCCCGGTGATCCACCACGCCGGCTACGCGGCGGCGGGGCTGACCGGATGGTCGTACACCCGGATCGAGTGCGCGGCGGCGGAGCTGCCGGACGTGGTCGCCGGCCTCGGCCCGGAGTGGGCCGGGCTGTCGGTGACCATGCCGGGCAAGGAGGCGGCGCTCGCGGTGGCCGCCGCGGTCTCGCCGGTCGCCGCCGCGGTCGGCGCCGCCAACACGCTGGTACGCCGACCGGACGGCTCCTGGTACGCCGACAACACCGACGTCGTCGGCATGGTCGAGGTGCTCGCCGAGGCCGGGGTGCGCCCCGGCGCGACGGTGTCGGTGCTGGGCGCGGGCGGCACCGCGCGCGCGGCGGTGGCGGCGGCCGGGCGGCTGGCCGCCCGCGCCGTGACCGTGGTGGCCCGCCGACCGGAGGCGGTCGGGGAGTTGCGCCCCGTGGCGCGCGCGGTCGGCGTGGAGCTGACCGGCGCGCCCTGGGCCGACGCGGCGGACCGGTGCCGCGCCGACGTGGTGGTCTCCACCGTGCCGAAGGGGGTCGCCGACCCGCTCGCCGGCGCGGTGGCCTGGCGGCCGGAGACGGTGCTCTTCGACGCGCTCTACGACCCGTGGCCGACGCCGCTGGCCGCCTCGGCCGAGGCCGTCGGCTGTCGGATCGTCTCCGGGCTCGACCTGCTCCTGGCCCAGGCGGTGGGCCAGTTCGAGCACTTCACGGGCGTCGCCGCGCCCCGGGCGGCGATGGCCGCCGCGCTGGCCGCCGCCCGCGCCGCCTGA
- the mltG gene encoding endolytic transglycosylase MltG, which produces MIDDLDLGFDEQERGEKGKHRRSAMRKRNGGSGGGRGRTVLALLLALVLLGGIGGGAFYGFDRIQNYFVTPDYDGSGTGEVTVAIKQGALIADMADALVAAGVVKSAKAFVEAAEANSRSKNIQPGTYKLRKQMSGESAVTAMLDPKNRIVNGVTIPEGRTAKSVYKLLSEKTKIPVKEFEAAAKDPIARGVPDWWFKRSDGKKVKPSIEGFLYPDTYEIPPKATAETIIELMVENFLSVTGEMKFADRVQKERGGITPYEALIVASLAQAEAGRKEDLGKVARVAYNRAYGEFPCNCLEMDVTVNYYLELTGQDTKTSAEMTREELLDTKNPYSRKLRGMIPTPINNPGRDAMAGAMDPPVGKWLWFVAVDKKGTTEFAETYDEQKKNEAKARENGVI; this is translated from the coding sequence ATGATCGACGATCTGGACCTCGGGTTCGACGAGCAGGAGCGAGGGGAGAAGGGGAAACACCGGCGCAGCGCGATGCGTAAGCGCAACGGTGGCTCCGGCGGCGGCCGGGGCAGGACCGTGCTGGCCCTGCTGCTCGCCCTGGTCCTGCTGGGCGGGATTGGGGGCGGGGCCTTCTACGGCTTCGACCGGATCCAGAACTACTTCGTCACGCCCGACTACGACGGCAGCGGCACCGGCGAGGTGACGGTCGCGATCAAGCAGGGCGCGCTGATCGCCGACATGGCCGACGCCCTCGTCGCCGCCGGCGTGGTCAAGAGCGCCAAGGCGTTCGTCGAGGCGGCCGAGGCCAACTCGCGCAGCAAGAACATCCAGCCGGGCACCTACAAGCTGCGCAAGCAGATGAGCGGGGAGAGCGCGGTCACCGCGATGCTCGACCCGAAGAACCGGATCGTCAACGGGGTCACCATCCCGGAGGGCCGGACGGCGAAGAGCGTCTACAAGCTGCTCTCGGAAAAGACCAAGATCCCGGTCAAGGAGTTCGAGGCGGCGGCGAAGGACCCGATCGCGCGGGGCGTGCCGGACTGGTGGTTCAAGCGCAGCGACGGCAAGAAGGTCAAGCCGTCGATCGAGGGCTTCCTCTACCCGGACACCTACGAGATTCCGCCGAAGGCGACCGCCGAGACGATCATCGAGTTGATGGTGGAGAACTTCCTCAGCGTCACCGGCGAGATGAAGTTCGCCGACCGGGTGCAGAAGGAGCGCGGCGGCATCACTCCGTACGAGGCGCTGATCGTCGCGTCGCTGGCCCAGGCCGAGGCGGGCCGCAAGGAGGACCTGGGCAAGGTCGCCCGGGTCGCCTACAACCGGGCATACGGCGAGTTCCCGTGCAACTGCCTGGAGATGGACGTCACGGTCAACTACTACCTGGAGTTGACCGGCCAGGACACCAAGACCTCCGCCGAGATGACCAGGGAAGAGCTCCTCGACACCAAGAACCCGTACAGCCGCAAGCTGCGGGGGATGATCCCCACTCCGATCAACAACCCGGGCAGGGACGCCATGGCGGGAGCCATGGACCCGCCCGTGGGGAAGTGGCTCTGGTTCGTGGCGGTCGACAAGAAGGGGACCACGGAGTTCGCCGAGACCTACGACGAACAGAAGAAGAACGAGGCGAAGGCCCGGGAGAACGGCGTCATCTGA
- the ruvX gene encoding Holliday junction resolvase RuvX: protein MSELSRGVRLGVDVGQVRVGVSRSDPHGVLATPLVTLARDLTAGPDEVPSDIAELAALVAEHEAVEVVVGLPVNLAGRHGPAAVHVKAYADRLADVIAPVPVALTDERMSTVVASRRLAERGVRGKRQRAVVDQAAAVEILQSWLDAQRRRTR from the coding sequence GTGAGCGAGTTGTCCCGCGGCGTCCGGCTCGGGGTGGACGTCGGGCAGGTGCGGGTCGGGGTGTCCCGCTCCGACCCGCACGGGGTGCTGGCCACCCCGCTGGTCACCCTCGCCCGCGACCTCACGGCCGGCCCCGACGAGGTGCCGAGCGACATCGCCGAACTCGCCGCGCTGGTGGCCGAGCACGAGGCGGTCGAGGTCGTCGTCGGCCTGCCGGTCAATCTCGCCGGCAGGCACGGTCCGGCGGCCGTGCACGTGAAGGCGTACGCTGACCGACTGGCCGATGTGATAGCGCCCGTTCCGGTGGCGCTCACCGACGAGAGGATGTCCACCGTCGTGGCGTCTCGTAGGCTGGCCGAGCGTGGTGTCCGAGGAAAACGGCAACGGGCGGTGGTCGACCAGGCTGCCGCGGTGGAGATTCTGCAGAGCTGGCTGGACGCGCAGCGGAGGCGGACGCGATGA
- the alaS gene encoding alanine--tRNA ligase encodes MKTAEIKRRYLAHFEANGHAVVPSAPLPAISDPNLLFVNAGMVQFVPYFLGQQSAPYRRAVSVQKCIRTPDIDEVGKTSRHGTFFQMNGNFSFGDYFKDGAIPLAWDLATKSQEQGGFGLDPERIWPTVYLDDDEAFEIWRSVGVPAERIVRRGKADNFWSMGIPGPCGPCSELFYDRGPEYGREGGPAVDEDRYMEFWNLVFMQFERGPGTGKEDYPILGDLPAKNIDTGMGLERMASILQGVDNLYEIDEVRPILDRAAELTGKRYGAHSGHVASESHPDDVRLRVVADHVRTALMLIGDGVTPSNEGRGYVLRRIMRRAIRAVRLLGWQERALPELLPVARDCMSPSYPELAADFDRIADYAYAEEDAFLSTLRAGTTILDMAIAETRTAGRQALSGEKAFQLHDTYGFPIDLTLEIAAEQGLAVDAEGFRRLMADQRARAKADAQARKTGHTDLSAYRSVLDSGGPVTFTGYSEVSRESTVRAVLGVDGPRQAAVEGDTVELVLDATPFYAEGGGQQPDLGMITVGGGQVEVLDVQQPVPGLIVHRARVVRGEVRAGETGFAEIDTTRRRAISRSHTATHLVHQTMRNFLGESATQAGSLNAPGRLRFDFNTPTGVAPSVLRDVEQQVNEVLLADLEVHAFVTSLEEARRIGAMALFGEKYGEEVRVVEVGDYARELCGGTHVARSGQLGLVKILSESSIGSGVRRVEALVGMDAFNFLAREHLLVSRLAELYRVPNDQVADRVEQTVTQLRDAEKELEKLRAQLVLGGAAALAAQARDVRGVAYVGTEAPEGAAGNDVRTLAQEIRGRIDPARPAVVAVAARAGGKASLVVAVNPAARSRGLSAADLVKAAFSGRGGGSPDLAQGGGLPAAEAPNLLLTVEKAIAEA; translated from the coding sequence ATGAAGACGGCGGAGATCAAGCGGCGGTACCTCGCCCACTTCGAGGCGAACGGCCACGCCGTGGTGCCGTCCGCTCCGCTGCCCGCCATCAGCGACCCGAACCTGCTGTTCGTCAACGCCGGCATGGTGCAGTTCGTCCCCTACTTCCTGGGGCAGCAGAGCGCGCCGTACCGGCGGGCGGTGAGTGTGCAGAAGTGCATCCGCACGCCCGACATCGACGAGGTCGGCAAGACCAGCCGGCACGGCACGTTCTTCCAGATGAACGGCAACTTCTCCTTCGGTGACTACTTCAAGGACGGGGCGATCCCGCTCGCCTGGGACCTGGCCACGAAGTCACAGGAGCAGGGCGGCTTCGGCCTCGACCCGGAGCGGATCTGGCCGACGGTCTACCTGGACGACGACGAGGCGTTCGAGATCTGGCGGTCGGTCGGCGTGCCCGCCGAGCGGATCGTGCGCCGGGGCAAGGCGGACAACTTCTGGTCGATGGGCATCCCCGGCCCGTGCGGCCCGTGCTCGGAGCTGTTCTACGACCGTGGCCCGGAGTACGGCCGCGAGGGCGGTCCGGCGGTCGACGAGGACCGCTACATGGAGTTCTGGAACCTCGTCTTCATGCAGTTCGAGCGGGGCCCGGGCACCGGCAAGGAGGACTACCCGATCCTCGGGGACCTGCCGGCGAAGAACATCGACACCGGCATGGGCCTGGAGCGGATGGCCTCCATCCTCCAGGGCGTCGACAACCTCTACGAGATCGACGAGGTCCGGCCGATCCTCGACCGGGCCGCCGAGCTGACCGGCAAGCGCTACGGCGCCCACTCGGGTCATGTCGCGAGCGAGTCGCACCCGGACGACGTGCGGCTGCGGGTGGTCGCCGACCACGTGCGCACCGCGCTGATGCTGATCGGCGACGGAGTCACCCCGAGCAACGAGGGGCGCGGCTACGTGCTGCGTCGCATCATGCGCCGGGCGATCCGCGCCGTGCGGCTGCTCGGCTGGCAGGAGCGGGCGCTGCCCGAGCTGCTGCCCGTGGCCCGCGACTGCATGTCCCCGTCGTACCCGGAGCTGGCCGCCGACTTCGACCGGATCGCCGACTACGCGTACGCGGAGGAGGACGCCTTCCTGTCCACCCTGCGCGCCGGCACCACGATCCTGGACATGGCGATCGCCGAGACCCGCACCGCCGGCAGGCAGGCGCTGTCGGGCGAGAAGGCGTTCCAGCTGCACGACACGTACGGCTTCCCGATCGACCTGACCCTGGAGATCGCGGCCGAGCAGGGGCTGGCGGTCGACGCGGAGGGCTTCCGCCGGCTGATGGCCGACCAGCGGGCCCGCGCCAAGGCCGACGCGCAGGCGCGCAAGACCGGGCACACCGACCTGTCGGCGTACCGGTCGGTGCTCGACTCGGGCGGCCCGGTGACGTTCACCGGCTACAGCGAGGTGTCCCGGGAGTCGACGGTGCGGGCGGTGCTCGGCGTCGACGGCCCCCGCCAGGCGGCGGTCGAGGGCGACACGGTCGAGCTGGTGCTCGACGCCACCCCGTTCTACGCCGAGGGCGGCGGTCAGCAGCCCGACCTGGGCATGATCACCGTCGGCGGCGGCCAGGTCGAGGTGCTCGACGTGCAGCAGCCGGTGCCCGGCCTGATCGTGCACCGCGCCCGGGTGGTCCGGGGCGAGGTGCGGGCGGGGGAGACCGGCTTCGCCGAGATCGACACCACCCGTCGGCGGGCGATCTCCCGCTCGCACACCGCCACGCACCTGGTGCACCAGACCATGCGCAACTTCCTCGGCGAGTCCGCCACCCAGGCCGGCTCGCTGAACGCCCCGGGCCGGCTGCGGTTCGACTTCAACACCCCGACCGGGGTGGCGCCGAGCGTGCTGCGCGACGTGGAGCAGCAGGTAAACGAGGTGCTCCTCGCCGACCTGGAGGTGCACGCGTTCGTCACCTCGCTGGAGGAGGCGCGGCGGATCGGCGCGATGGCGCTGTTCGGCGAGAAGTACGGCGAGGAGGTGCGGGTCGTCGAGGTCGGCGACTACGCCCGGGAGTTGTGCGGCGGCACGCACGTCGCCCGCTCCGGCCAGCTCGGCCTGGTCAAGATCCTCTCCGAGTCGTCGATCGGTTCCGGCGTGCGCCGGGTCGAGGCGCTGGTCGGCATGGACGCGTTCAACTTCCTGGCCCGGGAACACCTGCTGGTGTCCCGCCTCGCCGAGCTGTACCGGGTGCCCAACGACCAGGTCGCCGACCGGGTCGAGCAGACCGTGACCCAGCTGCGCGACGCGGAGAAGGAGCTGGAGAAGCTGCGGGCCCAGCTGGTGCTGGGCGGCGCGGCGGCGCTCGCCGCGCAGGCCAGGGACGTGCGCGGGGTCGCGTACGTGGGCACCGAGGCGCCGGAGGGCGCGGCCGGCAACGACGTGCGGACCCTGGCCCAGGAGATCCGGGGCAGGATCGACCCGGCGCGGCCGGCGGTGGTCGCGGTGGCGGCCCGGGCAGGAGGCAAGGCCTCTCTGGTGGTCGCGGTCAACCCGGCCGCCCGCAGCCGGGGCCTGTCCGCCGCGGACCTGGTGAAGGCGGCCTTCTCCGGGCGCGGCGGCGGCAGCCCCGACCTCGCCCAGGGCGGCGGCCTGCCGGCGGCGGAAGCGCCGAACCTGCTGCTCACGGTCGAGAAGGCGATCGCCGAGGCGTGA
- a CDS encoding DUF948 domain-containing protein gives MDFGEVAALIAAIAFAMLVLILTLPILRLRHTVDATTRMINDLNDRTAPLLGDVNTTVKNVNTALEQVQTSLDGVNLQLAKVDTMTSHAQNVTANVANLATVVSAAAANPLVKVAAFGYGVRKAAAARRHAETEREVRDTIKQQRRAAKRGNR, from the coding sequence GTGGACTTTGGAGAGGTCGCGGCACTGATCGCGGCGATCGCGTTCGCGATGCTGGTGTTGATCCTGACGCTGCCCATCCTGCGGCTGCGGCACACCGTGGACGCCACCACCCGGATGATCAACGACCTCAACGACCGGACCGCGCCGCTGCTGGGCGACGTGAACACCACGGTGAAGAACGTGAACACCGCCCTGGAGCAGGTGCAGACCTCCCTGGACGGGGTGAATCTGCAACTCGCCAAGGTCGACACCATGACCAGCCACGCGCAGAACGTCACCGCCAACGTCGCCAACCTGGCGACCGTCGTCTCCGCCGCCGCGGCCAACCCGTTGGTCAAGGTGGCGGCCTTCGGCTACGGCGTCCGCAAGGCCGCCGCCGCCCGGCGGCACGCCGAGACCGAGCGCGAGGTGCGCGACACCATCAAGCAGCAGCGGCGGGCCGCCAAGCGCGGCAACCGCTGA